In one Ictalurus furcatus strain D&B chromosome 28, Billie_1.0, whole genome shotgun sequence genomic region, the following are encoded:
- the LOC128603820 gene encoding leucine zipper putative tumor suppressor 3 isoform X2, which produces MGSVGSGASSQRAITMRSVGTRTTPNGPLAPALPPNSVRRRLDDRSFSADRLPAPATKTAGVTANEHSERAAASHNANRQHTVNGERLLSNAPFSNGPMRREPGHRRGESLDLCGNSIVLNINNNENKNSSHQAPAQQQHKDKSKAKTDNHNPPNILPISGKLEQAQVQHGLSTEGKDPDALVRPSAFKPVVPKSFHSMQNLVCPLQASVGAGGGTSSSGAGERGGQGASGIRPDEETPNSRGTHSGGGIRTGQGSLSDSGRNSLTSLPTYAGTGSGYGPPPALGPLSASTSHINRLGTATTGLDKPDKPGYQNGLSASDSGHSSSGKSSSSYQRLSHLSDAPAPLRPSPSSDDVIRDLEDRLWEREQEVLHMRRNLDQSEAAIVQVFEEKQRVWEREMEELRQNYAGRLQQVTRRAQRSQQALQAQISRLQQDKRRLQDEMTLLLAQREELEKKCLDYRKEQADLLPKLEETKWEVCQKAGEISLLKQQLRESQGEVTQRAGEMVALRNQLKELNAQLREREQAEISLKESFCTKTLELERCEAELQAMLAEVTVLRDKLSAFETEVAGLKKALSELSNTASTRTTESSLADMGQLVLSRSRERLLSPLSPPETPTSLPALSSLPTVPSLPPLPALPAPDPLLSLQSDDSKVQRQEAGDLRRQLELLQGELRLERQQRERQALTFAHERQTWQGEKERVLKYQAQLQLSYVEMLQKNQALEERVDQLGAQLATPILVSPATPTSPPPSASLEVPTTAPVAVSITSPTPPVEEKKVPALHQLAPPWPVPTRLERIESTEI; this is translated from the exons ATGGGCAGCGTGGGCAGTGGAGCCTCCAGCCAGCGGGCCATCACCATGAGAAGTGTGGGCACGCGGACCACCCCGAACGGGCCCCTGGCGCCCGCGCTGCCCCCAAACTCTGTCCGCCGACGTCTGGATGACCGCAGCTTCAGCGCTGACCGCCTGCCAGCACCGGCCACCAAGACAGCAGGCGTCACTGCCAACGAGCACTCCGAGCGCGCCGCCGCTTCTCACAATGCGAATCGGCAGCACACCGTCAACGGTGAGCGGCTGCTCTCGAACGCTCCTTTCTCCAATGGGCCCATGAGGAGGGAACCAGGCCACAGGCGAGGCGAGAGCCTGGATCTGTGTGGAAACAGCATAGTCctcaacatcaacaacaatgaAAACAAGAACAGCAGCCATCAAGCACCAGCGCAGCAGCAGCACAAGGACAAGAGTAAAGCCAAGACGGACAACCACAACCCTCCCAACATCCTGCCCATCTCTGGCAAGCTGGAGCAAGCACAGGTACAGCACGGCCTGAGCACCGAGGGGAAG GACCCTGACGCACTGGTCCGTCCCTCCGCCTTCAAGCCTGTGGTGCCCAAGAGCTTTCATTCCATGCAAAACCTGGTGTGCCCCCTTCAGGCCAGCGTGGGAGCAGGTGGGGGCACGTCAAGCAGCGGTGCTGGTGAGAGAGGTGGGCAGGGTGCCTCGGGAATCCGTCCGGATGAGGAAACCCCTAACAGCCGAGGAACACACTCTGGCGGAGGTATTCGTACTGGCCAGGGCAGCCTGTCTGATTCTGGCAGGAATTCGCTGACCAGTCTACCCACGTATGCAGGTACGGGTTCAGGCTATGGCCCTCCGCCGGCCCTTGGGCCCCTCAGTGCCTCCACCAGCCACATCAACCGCCTGGGTACTGCAACAACCGGCCTGGACAAGCCAGATAAACCAGGCTACCAGAACGGCCTGAGTGCCTCTGACAGCGGCCACTCGTCTTCAGGCAAGAGCTCGTCATCTTATCAGCGCCTCAGCCACTTGAGTGACGCGCCGGCGCCCTTGCGGCCATCGCCGTCCTCCGACGACGTCATTCGTGACCTAGAGGACCGCTTATGGGAAAGAGAGCAAGAG GTACTCCACATGAGACGGAACCTGGATCAGAGCGAGGCGGCAATCGTGCAGGTGTTCGAGGAGAAGCAGCGGGTGTGGGAGCGCGAAATGGAGGAACTGAGGCAGAACTACGCCGGGCGGCTGCAGCAGGTGACCCGTCGCGCCCAGCGTTCACAGCAGGCCCTGCAGGCCCAGATCAGCCGCCTGCAGCAGGACAAGCGCAGGCTCCAGGACGAGATGACGCTGCTCCTGGCCCAGCGTGAGGAGCTGGAGAAGAAGTGCCTGGACTACAGGAAGGAGCAGGCCGACCTCCTGCCAAAGCTGGAGGAGACCAAGTGGGAG GTATGTCAGAAGGCAGGTGAGATCTCCTTGCTGAAACAACAGCTGAGGGAGAGCCAGGGCGAGGTGACCCAGCGTGCTGGAGAGATGGTGGCCCTGAGGAATCAGCTGAAGGAGCTGAATGCCCAGCTGAGGGAACGAGAGCAGGCCGAGATCAGCCTGAAGGAGTCCTTCTGCACCAAGACGCTGGAGCTGGAGCGCTGCGAGGCAGAACTGCAGGCCATGCTGGCCGAG GTGACCGTCCTGAGAGACAAGCTGAGTGCGTTTGAGACGGAGGTGGCGGGGCTGAAGAAAGCCCTGAGTGAGCTTAGCAACACCGCTAGCACTCGCACCACCGAGTCCAGCTTGGCCGATATGGGTCAGCTGGTGCTGTCTCGTAGCCGGGAACGCCTCCTCTCACCACTGAGCCCGCCAGAGACGCCCACCTCGTTGCCCGCTCTTTCATCTCTGCCCACTGTTCCCTCGCTCCCCCCTTTGCCTGCTCTGCCCGCCCCGGACCCGCTGCTCAGCCTGCAGAGCGATGATTCCAAGGTGCAGCGGCAGGAAGCGGGCGACCTGCGGCGCCAGTTGGAGCTACTTCAGGGGGAGCTGCGTCTGGAGCGCCAGCAGCGCGAGCGCCAGGCACTCACCTTCGCCCATGAGCGTCAAACCTGGCAGGGAGAAAAAGAGCGTGTGCTCAAGTACCAGGCACAGCTGCAGCTCAGCTATGTAGAAATGCTGCAGAAGAACCAGGCACTGGAGGAGCGCGTCGACCAGCTCGGAGCCCAGCTGGCCACTCCGATCCTGGTATCGCCGGCAACACCAACTTCACCGCCTCCATCCGCTAGTCTCGAGGTGCCCACGACAGCACCCGTGGCCGTGTCGATCACCTCCCCGACTCCCCCGGTTGAAGAGAAAAAGGTGCCCGCCCTGCACCAGCTGGCGCCCCCATGGCCCGTTCCCACTCGTCTGGAGAGGATCGAGTCGACAGAGATATGA
- the LOC128603820 gene encoding leucine zipper putative tumor suppressor 3 isoform X1: protein MGSVGSGASSQRAITMRSVGTRTTPNGPLAPALPPNSVRRRLDDRSFSADRLPAPATKTAGVTANEHSERAAASHNANRQHTVNGERLLSNAPFSNGPMRREPGHRRGESLDLCGNSIVLNINNNENKNSSHQAPAQQQHKDKSKAKTDNHNPPNILPISGKLEQAQVQHGLSTEGKDPDALVRPSAFKPVVPKSFHSMQNLVCPLQASVGAGGGTSSSGAGERGGQGASGIRPDEETPNSRGTHSGGGIRTGQGSLSDSGRNSLTSLPTYAGTGSGYGPPPALGPLSASTSHINRLGTATTGLDKPDKPGYQNGLSASDSGHSSSGKSSSSYQRLSHLSDAPAPLRPSPSSDDVIRDLEDRLWEREQEVRMEVLHMRRNLDQSEAAIVQVFEEKQRVWEREMEELRQNYAGRLQQVTRRAQRSQQALQAQISRLQQDKRRLQDEMTLLLAQREELEKKCLDYRKEQADLLPKLEETKWEVCQKAGEISLLKQQLRESQGEVTQRAGEMVALRNQLKELNAQLREREQAEISLKESFCTKTLELERCEAELQAMLAEVTVLRDKLSAFETEVAGLKKALSELSNTASTRTTESSLADMGQLVLSRSRERLLSPLSPPETPTSLPALSSLPTVPSLPPLPALPAPDPLLSLQSDDSKVQRQEAGDLRRQLELLQGELRLERQQRERQALTFAHERQTWQGEKERVLKYQAQLQLSYVEMLQKNQALEERVDQLGAQLATPILVSPATPTSPPPSASLEVPTTAPVAVSITSPTPPVEEKKVPALHQLAPPWPVPTRLERIESTEI from the exons ATGGGCAGCGTGGGCAGTGGAGCCTCCAGCCAGCGGGCCATCACCATGAGAAGTGTGGGCACGCGGACCACCCCGAACGGGCCCCTGGCGCCCGCGCTGCCCCCAAACTCTGTCCGCCGACGTCTGGATGACCGCAGCTTCAGCGCTGACCGCCTGCCAGCACCGGCCACCAAGACAGCAGGCGTCACTGCCAACGAGCACTCCGAGCGCGCCGCCGCTTCTCACAATGCGAATCGGCAGCACACCGTCAACGGTGAGCGGCTGCTCTCGAACGCTCCTTTCTCCAATGGGCCCATGAGGAGGGAACCAGGCCACAGGCGAGGCGAGAGCCTGGATCTGTGTGGAAACAGCATAGTCctcaacatcaacaacaatgaAAACAAGAACAGCAGCCATCAAGCACCAGCGCAGCAGCAGCACAAGGACAAGAGTAAAGCCAAGACGGACAACCACAACCCTCCCAACATCCTGCCCATCTCTGGCAAGCTGGAGCAAGCACAGGTACAGCACGGCCTGAGCACCGAGGGGAAG GACCCTGACGCACTGGTCCGTCCCTCCGCCTTCAAGCCTGTGGTGCCCAAGAGCTTTCATTCCATGCAAAACCTGGTGTGCCCCCTTCAGGCCAGCGTGGGAGCAGGTGGGGGCACGTCAAGCAGCGGTGCTGGTGAGAGAGGTGGGCAGGGTGCCTCGGGAATCCGTCCGGATGAGGAAACCCCTAACAGCCGAGGAACACACTCTGGCGGAGGTATTCGTACTGGCCAGGGCAGCCTGTCTGATTCTGGCAGGAATTCGCTGACCAGTCTACCCACGTATGCAGGTACGGGTTCAGGCTATGGCCCTCCGCCGGCCCTTGGGCCCCTCAGTGCCTCCACCAGCCACATCAACCGCCTGGGTACTGCAACAACCGGCCTGGACAAGCCAGATAAACCAGGCTACCAGAACGGCCTGAGTGCCTCTGACAGCGGCCACTCGTCTTCAGGCAAGAGCTCGTCATCTTATCAGCGCCTCAGCCACTTGAGTGACGCGCCGGCGCCCTTGCGGCCATCGCCGTCCTCCGACGACGTCATTCGTGACCTAGAGGACCGCTTATGGGAAAGAGAGCAAGAGGTGAGGATGGAG GTACTCCACATGAGACGGAACCTGGATCAGAGCGAGGCGGCAATCGTGCAGGTGTTCGAGGAGAAGCAGCGGGTGTGGGAGCGCGAAATGGAGGAACTGAGGCAGAACTACGCCGGGCGGCTGCAGCAGGTGACCCGTCGCGCCCAGCGTTCACAGCAGGCCCTGCAGGCCCAGATCAGCCGCCTGCAGCAGGACAAGCGCAGGCTCCAGGACGAGATGACGCTGCTCCTGGCCCAGCGTGAGGAGCTGGAGAAGAAGTGCCTGGACTACAGGAAGGAGCAGGCCGACCTCCTGCCAAAGCTGGAGGAGACCAAGTGGGAG GTATGTCAGAAGGCAGGTGAGATCTCCTTGCTGAAACAACAGCTGAGGGAGAGCCAGGGCGAGGTGACCCAGCGTGCTGGAGAGATGGTGGCCCTGAGGAATCAGCTGAAGGAGCTGAATGCCCAGCTGAGGGAACGAGAGCAGGCCGAGATCAGCCTGAAGGAGTCCTTCTGCACCAAGACGCTGGAGCTGGAGCGCTGCGAGGCAGAACTGCAGGCCATGCTGGCCGAG GTGACCGTCCTGAGAGACAAGCTGAGTGCGTTTGAGACGGAGGTGGCGGGGCTGAAGAAAGCCCTGAGTGAGCTTAGCAACACCGCTAGCACTCGCACCACCGAGTCCAGCTTGGCCGATATGGGTCAGCTGGTGCTGTCTCGTAGCCGGGAACGCCTCCTCTCACCACTGAGCCCGCCAGAGACGCCCACCTCGTTGCCCGCTCTTTCATCTCTGCCCACTGTTCCCTCGCTCCCCCCTTTGCCTGCTCTGCCCGCCCCGGACCCGCTGCTCAGCCTGCAGAGCGATGATTCCAAGGTGCAGCGGCAGGAAGCGGGCGACCTGCGGCGCCAGTTGGAGCTACTTCAGGGGGAGCTGCGTCTGGAGCGCCAGCAGCGCGAGCGCCAGGCACTCACCTTCGCCCATGAGCGTCAAACCTGGCAGGGAGAAAAAGAGCGTGTGCTCAAGTACCAGGCACAGCTGCAGCTCAGCTATGTAGAAATGCTGCAGAAGAACCAGGCACTGGAGGAGCGCGTCGACCAGCTCGGAGCCCAGCTGGCCACTCCGATCCTGGTATCGCCGGCAACACCAACTTCACCGCCTCCATCCGCTAGTCTCGAGGTGCCCACGACAGCACCCGTGGCCGTGTCGATCACCTCCCCGACTCCCCCGGTTGAAGAGAAAAAGGTGCCCGCCCTGCACCAGCTGGCGCCCCCATGGCCCGTTCCCACTCGTCTGGAGAGGATCGAGTCGACAGAGATATGA
- the LOC128603820 gene encoding leucine zipper putative tumor suppressor 3 isoform X3, translated as MGSVGSGASSQRAITMRSVGTRTTPNGPLAPALPPNSVRRRLDDRSFSADRLPAPATKTAGVTANEHSERAAASHNANRQHTVNGERLLSNAPFSNGPMRREPGHRRGESLDLCGNSIVLNINNNENKNSSHQAPAQQQHKDKSKAKTDNHNPPNILPISGKLEQAQDPDALVRPSAFKPVVPKSFHSMQNLVCPLQASVGAGGGTSSSGAGERGGQGASGIRPDEETPNSRGTHSGGGIRTGQGSLSDSGRNSLTSLPTYAGTGSGYGPPPALGPLSASTSHINRLGTATTGLDKPDKPGYQNGLSASDSGHSSSGKSSSSYQRLSHLSDAPAPLRPSPSSDDVIRDLEDRLWEREQEVRMEVLHMRRNLDQSEAAIVQVFEEKQRVWEREMEELRQNYAGRLQQVTRRAQRSQQALQAQISRLQQDKRRLQDEMTLLLAQREELEKKCLDYRKEQADLLPKLEETKWEVCQKAGEISLLKQQLRESQGEVTQRAGEMVALRNQLKELNAQLREREQAEISLKESFCTKTLELERCEAELQAMLAEVTVLRDKLSAFETEVAGLKKALSELSNTASTRTTESSLADMGQLVLSRSRERLLSPLSPPETPTSLPALSSLPTVPSLPPLPALPAPDPLLSLQSDDSKVQRQEAGDLRRQLELLQGELRLERQQRERQALTFAHERQTWQGEKERVLKYQAQLQLSYVEMLQKNQALEERVDQLGAQLATPILVSPATPTSPPPSASLEVPTTAPVAVSITSPTPPVEEKKVPALHQLAPPWPVPTRLERIESTEI; from the exons ATGGGCAGCGTGGGCAGTGGAGCCTCCAGCCAGCGGGCCATCACCATGAGAAGTGTGGGCACGCGGACCACCCCGAACGGGCCCCTGGCGCCCGCGCTGCCCCCAAACTCTGTCCGCCGACGTCTGGATGACCGCAGCTTCAGCGCTGACCGCCTGCCAGCACCGGCCACCAAGACAGCAGGCGTCACTGCCAACGAGCACTCCGAGCGCGCCGCCGCTTCTCACAATGCGAATCGGCAGCACACCGTCAACGGTGAGCGGCTGCTCTCGAACGCTCCTTTCTCCAATGGGCCCATGAGGAGGGAACCAGGCCACAGGCGAGGCGAGAGCCTGGATCTGTGTGGAAACAGCATAGTCctcaacatcaacaacaatgaAAACAAGAACAGCAGCCATCAAGCACCAGCGCAGCAGCAGCACAAGGACAAGAGTAAAGCCAAGACGGACAACCACAACCCTCCCAACATCCTGCCCATCTCTGGCAAGCTGGAGCAAGCACAG GACCCTGACGCACTGGTCCGTCCCTCCGCCTTCAAGCCTGTGGTGCCCAAGAGCTTTCATTCCATGCAAAACCTGGTGTGCCCCCTTCAGGCCAGCGTGGGAGCAGGTGGGGGCACGTCAAGCAGCGGTGCTGGTGAGAGAGGTGGGCAGGGTGCCTCGGGAATCCGTCCGGATGAGGAAACCCCTAACAGCCGAGGAACACACTCTGGCGGAGGTATTCGTACTGGCCAGGGCAGCCTGTCTGATTCTGGCAGGAATTCGCTGACCAGTCTACCCACGTATGCAGGTACGGGTTCAGGCTATGGCCCTCCGCCGGCCCTTGGGCCCCTCAGTGCCTCCACCAGCCACATCAACCGCCTGGGTACTGCAACAACCGGCCTGGACAAGCCAGATAAACCAGGCTACCAGAACGGCCTGAGTGCCTCTGACAGCGGCCACTCGTCTTCAGGCAAGAGCTCGTCATCTTATCAGCGCCTCAGCCACTTGAGTGACGCGCCGGCGCCCTTGCGGCCATCGCCGTCCTCCGACGACGTCATTCGTGACCTAGAGGACCGCTTATGGGAAAGAGAGCAAGAGGTGAGGATGGAG GTACTCCACATGAGACGGAACCTGGATCAGAGCGAGGCGGCAATCGTGCAGGTGTTCGAGGAGAAGCAGCGGGTGTGGGAGCGCGAAATGGAGGAACTGAGGCAGAACTACGCCGGGCGGCTGCAGCAGGTGACCCGTCGCGCCCAGCGTTCACAGCAGGCCCTGCAGGCCCAGATCAGCCGCCTGCAGCAGGACAAGCGCAGGCTCCAGGACGAGATGACGCTGCTCCTGGCCCAGCGTGAGGAGCTGGAGAAGAAGTGCCTGGACTACAGGAAGGAGCAGGCCGACCTCCTGCCAAAGCTGGAGGAGACCAAGTGGGAG GTATGTCAGAAGGCAGGTGAGATCTCCTTGCTGAAACAACAGCTGAGGGAGAGCCAGGGCGAGGTGACCCAGCGTGCTGGAGAGATGGTGGCCCTGAGGAATCAGCTGAAGGAGCTGAATGCCCAGCTGAGGGAACGAGAGCAGGCCGAGATCAGCCTGAAGGAGTCCTTCTGCACCAAGACGCTGGAGCTGGAGCGCTGCGAGGCAGAACTGCAGGCCATGCTGGCCGAG GTGACCGTCCTGAGAGACAAGCTGAGTGCGTTTGAGACGGAGGTGGCGGGGCTGAAGAAAGCCCTGAGTGAGCTTAGCAACACCGCTAGCACTCGCACCACCGAGTCCAGCTTGGCCGATATGGGTCAGCTGGTGCTGTCTCGTAGCCGGGAACGCCTCCTCTCACCACTGAGCCCGCCAGAGACGCCCACCTCGTTGCCCGCTCTTTCATCTCTGCCCACTGTTCCCTCGCTCCCCCCTTTGCCTGCTCTGCCCGCCCCGGACCCGCTGCTCAGCCTGCAGAGCGATGATTCCAAGGTGCAGCGGCAGGAAGCGGGCGACCTGCGGCGCCAGTTGGAGCTACTTCAGGGGGAGCTGCGTCTGGAGCGCCAGCAGCGCGAGCGCCAGGCACTCACCTTCGCCCATGAGCGTCAAACCTGGCAGGGAGAAAAAGAGCGTGTGCTCAAGTACCAGGCACAGCTGCAGCTCAGCTATGTAGAAATGCTGCAGAAGAACCAGGCACTGGAGGAGCGCGTCGACCAGCTCGGAGCCCAGCTGGCCACTCCGATCCTGGTATCGCCGGCAACACCAACTTCACCGCCTCCATCCGCTAGTCTCGAGGTGCCCACGACAGCACCCGTGGCCGTGTCGATCACCTCCCCGACTCCCCCGGTTGAAGAGAAAAAGGTGCCCGCCCTGCACCAGCTGGCGCCCCCATGGCCCGTTCCCACTCGTCTGGAGAGGATCGAGTCGACAGAGATATGA
- the LOC128603820 gene encoding leucine zipper putative tumor suppressor 3 isoform X4 has translation MGSVGSGASSQRAITMRSVGTRTTPNGPLAPALPPNSVRRRLDDRSFSADRLPAPATKTAGVTANEHSERAAASHNANRQHTVNGERLLSNAPFSNGPMRREPGHRRGESLDLCGNSIVLNINNNENKNSSHQAPAQQQHKDKSKAKTDNHNPPNILPISGKLEQAQDPDALVRPSAFKPVVPKSFHSMQNLVCPLQASVGAGGGTSSSGAGERGGQGASGIRPDEETPNSRGTHSGGGIRTGQGSLSDSGRNSLTSLPTYAGTGSGYGPPPALGPLSASTSHINRLGTATTGLDKPDKPGYQNGLSASDSGHSSSGKSSSSYQRLSHLSDAPAPLRPSPSSDDVIRDLEDRLWEREQEVLHMRRNLDQSEAAIVQVFEEKQRVWEREMEELRQNYAGRLQQVTRRAQRSQQALQAQISRLQQDKRRLQDEMTLLLAQREELEKKCLDYRKEQADLLPKLEETKWEVCQKAGEISLLKQQLRESQGEVTQRAGEMVALRNQLKELNAQLREREQAEISLKESFCTKTLELERCEAELQAMLAEVTVLRDKLSAFETEVAGLKKALSELSNTASTRTTESSLADMGQLVLSRSRERLLSPLSPPETPTSLPALSSLPTVPSLPPLPALPAPDPLLSLQSDDSKVQRQEAGDLRRQLELLQGELRLERQQRERQALTFAHERQTWQGEKERVLKYQAQLQLSYVEMLQKNQALEERVDQLGAQLATPILVSPATPTSPPPSASLEVPTTAPVAVSITSPTPPVEEKKVPALHQLAPPWPVPTRLERIESTEI, from the exons ATGGGCAGCGTGGGCAGTGGAGCCTCCAGCCAGCGGGCCATCACCATGAGAAGTGTGGGCACGCGGACCACCCCGAACGGGCCCCTGGCGCCCGCGCTGCCCCCAAACTCTGTCCGCCGACGTCTGGATGACCGCAGCTTCAGCGCTGACCGCCTGCCAGCACCGGCCACCAAGACAGCAGGCGTCACTGCCAACGAGCACTCCGAGCGCGCCGCCGCTTCTCACAATGCGAATCGGCAGCACACCGTCAACGGTGAGCGGCTGCTCTCGAACGCTCCTTTCTCCAATGGGCCCATGAGGAGGGAACCAGGCCACAGGCGAGGCGAGAGCCTGGATCTGTGTGGAAACAGCATAGTCctcaacatcaacaacaatgaAAACAAGAACAGCAGCCATCAAGCACCAGCGCAGCAGCAGCACAAGGACAAGAGTAAAGCCAAGACGGACAACCACAACCCTCCCAACATCCTGCCCATCTCTGGCAAGCTGGAGCAAGCACAG GACCCTGACGCACTGGTCCGTCCCTCCGCCTTCAAGCCTGTGGTGCCCAAGAGCTTTCATTCCATGCAAAACCTGGTGTGCCCCCTTCAGGCCAGCGTGGGAGCAGGTGGGGGCACGTCAAGCAGCGGTGCTGGTGAGAGAGGTGGGCAGGGTGCCTCGGGAATCCGTCCGGATGAGGAAACCCCTAACAGCCGAGGAACACACTCTGGCGGAGGTATTCGTACTGGCCAGGGCAGCCTGTCTGATTCTGGCAGGAATTCGCTGACCAGTCTACCCACGTATGCAGGTACGGGTTCAGGCTATGGCCCTCCGCCGGCCCTTGGGCCCCTCAGTGCCTCCACCAGCCACATCAACCGCCTGGGTACTGCAACAACCGGCCTGGACAAGCCAGATAAACCAGGCTACCAGAACGGCCTGAGTGCCTCTGACAGCGGCCACTCGTCTTCAGGCAAGAGCTCGTCATCTTATCAGCGCCTCAGCCACTTGAGTGACGCGCCGGCGCCCTTGCGGCCATCGCCGTCCTCCGACGACGTCATTCGTGACCTAGAGGACCGCTTATGGGAAAGAGAGCAAGAG GTACTCCACATGAGACGGAACCTGGATCAGAGCGAGGCGGCAATCGTGCAGGTGTTCGAGGAGAAGCAGCGGGTGTGGGAGCGCGAAATGGAGGAACTGAGGCAGAACTACGCCGGGCGGCTGCAGCAGGTGACCCGTCGCGCCCAGCGTTCACAGCAGGCCCTGCAGGCCCAGATCAGCCGCCTGCAGCAGGACAAGCGCAGGCTCCAGGACGAGATGACGCTGCTCCTGGCCCAGCGTGAGGAGCTGGAGAAGAAGTGCCTGGACTACAGGAAGGAGCAGGCCGACCTCCTGCCAAAGCTGGAGGAGACCAAGTGGGAG GTATGTCAGAAGGCAGGTGAGATCTCCTTGCTGAAACAACAGCTGAGGGAGAGCCAGGGCGAGGTGACCCAGCGTGCTGGAGAGATGGTGGCCCTGAGGAATCAGCTGAAGGAGCTGAATGCCCAGCTGAGGGAACGAGAGCAGGCCGAGATCAGCCTGAAGGAGTCCTTCTGCACCAAGACGCTGGAGCTGGAGCGCTGCGAGGCAGAACTGCAGGCCATGCTGGCCGAG GTGACCGTCCTGAGAGACAAGCTGAGTGCGTTTGAGACGGAGGTGGCGGGGCTGAAGAAAGCCCTGAGTGAGCTTAGCAACACCGCTAGCACTCGCACCACCGAGTCCAGCTTGGCCGATATGGGTCAGCTGGTGCTGTCTCGTAGCCGGGAACGCCTCCTCTCACCACTGAGCCCGCCAGAGACGCCCACCTCGTTGCCCGCTCTTTCATCTCTGCCCACTGTTCCCTCGCTCCCCCCTTTGCCTGCTCTGCCCGCCCCGGACCCGCTGCTCAGCCTGCAGAGCGATGATTCCAAGGTGCAGCGGCAGGAAGCGGGCGACCTGCGGCGCCAGTTGGAGCTACTTCAGGGGGAGCTGCGTCTGGAGCGCCAGCAGCGCGAGCGCCAGGCACTCACCTTCGCCCATGAGCGTCAAACCTGGCAGGGAGAAAAAGAGCGTGTGCTCAAGTACCAGGCACAGCTGCAGCTCAGCTATGTAGAAATGCTGCAGAAGAACCAGGCACTGGAGGAGCGCGTCGACCAGCTCGGAGCCCAGCTGGCCACTCCGATCCTGGTATCGCCGGCAACACCAACTTCACCGCCTCCATCCGCTAGTCTCGAGGTGCCCACGACAGCACCCGTGGCCGTGTCGATCACCTCCCCGACTCCCCCGGTTGAAGAGAAAAAGGTGCCCGCCCTGCACCAGCTGGCGCCCCCATGGCCCGTTCCCACTCGTCTGGAGAGGATCGAGTCGACAGAGATATGA